From a region of the Helianthus annuus cultivar XRQ/B chromosome 5, HanXRQr2.0-SUNRISE, whole genome shotgun sequence genome:
- the LOC110941392 gene encoding abscisic acid 8'-hydroxylase 4 has translation METREGIMLMHAFLIIVALTWYIFIKRNRSETAKLPPGSLGWPYIGETLQLYSQDPNVFFAKKQKRYGEIFKTHILGCPSIMLASPEAARFVLVNQAHLFKPTYPKSKENLIGPLALFYHQGEYHTRLRKLVQGSLSLDNLRRLVPDIEEIAVSALESWAGGQVINTFHEMKKLSFEVGILVTFGHLEANKKEQLKKNYSIVDKGYNSFPTKLPGSPYKKAFLARKRLQEILKEIISERKEMRVTEKDLLGCLLNSKNEKGEALSEDQIADNIIGVLFAAQDTTASALTWILKYLHDHPKLLETVKAEQKVIYQLNDHGNLHLTWAQTRNMPITYKVIMESLRMASIISFTFREAVTDVKYKGYLIPKGWKVMPLFRNIHHNPEFFPNPQQFDPSRFEVPPKPNTFMPFGSGVHACPGNELAKLEMLIVVHHLVTRYRWEVEGSESGIQYGPFPMPMHGLPARFHKESIQEKRPICGASSYT, from the exons ATGGAGACTAGGGAAGGAATCATGCTAATGCATGCCTTCTTGATTATAGTTGCACTTACTTGGTACATTTTCATAAAAAGAAATCGCAGCGAAACCGCAAAGCTCCCTCCAGGTTCACTTGGTTGGCCGTATATTGGTGAAACACTTCAACTTTATTCGCAAGATCCAAATGTCTTCTTTGCTAAGAAACAGAAAAG GTATGGTGAAATATTTAAGACCCATATCTTAGGTTGTCCAAGCATCATGTTGGCTAGCCCGGAGGCAGCCCGGTTCGTGTTGGTTAACCAGGCTCACTTGTTCAAGCCAACTTATCCGAAAAGCAAAGAGAACTTGATTGGCCCATTAGCACTATTTTATCATCAAGGAGAATACCACACTCGCCTAAGGAAGCTTGTCCAAGGCTCGTTATCGCTTGACAATCTCCGTAGGTTAGTTCCAGATATCGAAGAAATCGCTGTCTCCGCCTTGGAATCATGGGCAGGAGGCCAAGTCATCAACACCTTTCATGAAATGAAAAAG CTATCTTTTGAGGTTGGAATACTCGTCACATTTGGACACTTGGAGGCCAACAAGAAAGAGCAACTAAAGAAAAACTATAGCATAGTAGACAAAGGCTACAATTCTTTCCCAACAAAATTACCAGGCAGCCCCTACAAAAAGGCTTTCTTG GCCAGGAAACGGCTGCAGGAGATTTTGAAAGAAATCATTTCTGAGAGGAAAGAAATGAGGGTAACAGAGAAAGACCTATTGGGATGTCTACTGAATTCAAAGAATGAAAAGGGTGAAGCTTTGAGTGAAGATCAGATCGCGGATAACATCATCGGAGTTCTATTCGCGGCTCAAGACACCACAGCCAGTGCATTGACATGGATTCTAAAGTACTTGCATGATCACCCAAAACTTCTAGAGACTGTTAAG gCAGAACAGAAGGTTATCTACCAGCTTAATGATCATGGTAATCTTCATTTGACATGGGCCCAGACTAGGAATATGCCAATTACTTACAAG GTGATAATGGAGAGCTTGAGAATGGCAAGCATTATTTCATTCACATTTAGAGAGGCTGTTACAGATGTAAAATACAAGG GCTACCTGATACCGAAAGGATGGAAGGTCATGCCTTTGTTTAGGAATATCCATCACAATCCCGAATTCTTTCCTAATCCTCAGCAATTCGACCCGTCAAGATTCGAG GTGCCACCAAAACCCAACACATTCATGCCATTTGGAAGTGGTGTCCATGCTTGTCCTGGAAATGAGCTAGCCAAGCTAGAAATGCTTATTGTGGTTCACCATCTGGTCACTAGATACAG ATGGGAAGTGGAAGGATCTGAAAGTGGGATTCAGTATGGACCATTTCCAATGCCAATGCATGGACTTCCTGCAAGATTTCATAAAGAATCTATCCAAGAAAAGAGACCAATATGTGGTGCTTCTTCTTATACATAG